The Planktothrix serta PCC 8927 region TAGCATCTGGGGCGGATTTATTAATTACTAATTCCCACGGAGCCGAGATTTCTCAGCGCTTAAAGATTCCGCTTTTTCGCCAAGGATTTCCTATCTTAGACCGTTTGGGAAATGGTTATTCTTGTTCCGTCGGCTACCGAGGAACAACCCAACTTTTGTTTGAGCTTGGCAATTTGTTTTTAAGTCAAGAAGAATCCAGACATTGAAAATAGTTTAATTTTCTTGACGTTAATTAAAATTAGCCAAATTTATTGATAATGAATCCAGAGGTTAACCATGAAAATAGCATTTACAACTAGCGATAACGTTCATATTAATGCTCATTTTGGTTGGGCAAAAAAAATTGATGTTTATGAAGTTACCCCGGAACGTTATCAATTTGTAGAAACTTTAAAATTTGAGGGCGACCTCAAAGAAGATGGCAATGAAGATAAGCTATTACCTAAGATTGAAGCGTTATCAGATTGCACGATTATTTATGTTTCAGCTATTGGGGGAAGTGCGGCGGCTCGTTTAGTGAAAAAACGGATAACTCCTGTTAAAGCTCAGTCAGAGGAACAGGAAATTACCGATGTTCTCACTAAATTAGTGGCAACATTAAATGGAAATCCTCCCCCTTGGCTGAGGAAAGTCCTACAACAAGAAAAGTCTAGCTTTTTAGAGCAATTAGAGGAGGAAACCGCTGTATGAGTTCAACTGAAACTGTGACCGAAACTCCCAATACTGAAATTTTAACTCATCCGTTTTTGCAGGAGTTAGTTCGCCAAATTCGAGCCGAAGATTCCTATGGATTTTATCGGAATTGGACAGATGAATTAATGTTGAAGCCTTTTATTGTTAGTCGGGAAGCTAAACGTAAAATTTCCGTTGACGGTGAAGTTGAAGCTAATACTAAGGGGCGAATTCAGTTATTTTATCGCGCTATTGCGGCTCTGGTTGAAAAAGAAACTGGGTTACTTTCTCAAATTGTGATTGATTTGAGTCACGAAGGTTTTGGCTGGGCATTAGTGTTTTCGGGTCGGCTATTATTGGTGACAAGAACTTTACGAGATGCCCAACGTTTTGGTTTTGATTCCTTTGAGAAATTAGCAGCCGAAGGCGAAAAGCTAACTCAATCTGGAATTGATTTAGCCAAACGCTTTCCCGAAGTTGGCAACCTTTAGTTTCAGTTATCAGTTATCAGTAAAAACATGAACAATTGATTAACTGTTATTCTGATAATTCTGACTTTAATTACGGATTCAAAGATTATGGTTCAAGTCCCAGAAATAAGCCCAATTCCTGTTAGTATTGAGGAGTTAAAGACTCAGATTAAACGACTCAATAGCAAAGCGGGACAACAAAAAATGGATCTGCATGATTTAGCGGAAGGACTGCCGACAAATTATGATCAATTAATGGAAATGGCAGCCGAAACCTACGAAATTTATCGTCAATTAGATCAGCTAAAACAACAACTTAAACAACAGGAAAACAGCCGATGAGTAAAACTTTGTCTGATTTTGAGAAACTGGTCAACGCCGAGGATTATTTCCAGTTTTTTGACTTAACCTATGACCCGCAAGTGGTCAACGTTAATCGTCTGCATATTTTGCAGAAATTTTCACAATTGGTTAAAGAAATTGATGCCAGTTGGGCGGGAGAAAATCCTGAAGAAAAACTCGGTTTATATGAAATTGCTCTGCAAAATGCCTACACCGTGTTTCTAACGTCTAATTCTTTAGACCAGAAGCTGTTTAAAGTCTTTAATCAAAAGCAGGGAAATGTAGTTTTGCTCACAGAAATTAATTCGGATTAAGGAGAATAATGGTGTTCCAACTCACCCCAACTGAATTAGAACGTTACCGTCGCCAAATCATGCTTCCCGGCTTTGGGGAAGCTGCCCAAAACCGACTGAAATCATCAACGGTATTAGTCACAGGAGTAGGGGGTTTAGGAGGGACGGCTGCCCTTTATTTAGCAGTTGCCGGTGTGGGGAAATTAATCCTGCTTCGGGGGGGAGATTTGCGCCTAGATGACATGAATCGTCAGGTGT contains the following coding sequences:
- the nifX gene encoding nitrogen fixation protein NifX; translation: MKIAFTTSDNVHINAHFGWAKKIDVYEVTPERYQFVETLKFEGDLKEDGNEDKLLPKIEALSDCTIIYVSAIGGSAAARLVKKRITPVKAQSEEQEITDVLTKLVATLNGNPPPWLRKVLQQEKSSFLEQLEEETAV
- a CDS encoding NifX-associated nitrogen fixation protein: MSSTETVTETPNTEILTHPFLQELVRQIRAEDSYGFYRNWTDELMLKPFIVSREAKRKISVDGEVEANTKGRIQLFYRAIAALVEKETGLLSQIVIDLSHEGFGWALVFSGRLLLVTRTLRDAQRFGFDSFEKLAAEGEKLTQSGIDLAKRFPEVGNL
- a CDS encoding CCE_0567 family metalloprotein, which encodes MVQVPEISPIPVSIEELKTQIKRLNSKAGQQKMDLHDLAEGLPTNYDQLMEMAAETYEIYRQLDQLKQQLKQQENSR
- the nifW gene encoding nitrogenase-stabilizing/protective protein NifW; this translates as MSKTLSDFEKLVNAEDYFQFFDLTYDPQVVNVNRLHILQKFSQLVKEIDASWAGENPEEKLGLYEIALQNAYTVFLTSNSLDQKLFKVFNQKQGNVVLLTEINSD